Within Deinococcus actinosclerus, the genomic segment CGGGGTCAGCACCGCGAACTCGTTCAGTTCGAACACGCCGCGCACTGTCACGCCACTCGTGGGAAAGCGCAGCTCGGTCACCAGCGGGGACTCGGTCTCGTCGGGAAAGGGGAGGGGCAGGGGCCGCATCCTCCCACTGTACGCCCCGCCTGATCAGCGCAGCCGGGTCACGAGGCGCGTCTCCGGGTCCGGCTGGTGTTCCAGGCGCAGGATCGGCGCGTCCGGGTACTCGGCGTACAGGCCCTCGCCCCACTCGATCACGCTGACGCGGCTGCCACTCACGAGTTCCTCCAGGTCCATCTCGAACAGTTCCTGCACGTCCCGCACGCGGTAGGCGTCCACGTGCAGCACCTGCCCGCCCGGCGCGGGGTACACGTTCATCAGCGCGTACGTGGGGCTCGTGACCGGCTCGGTGAAGCCGTGCGCGCCCACCAGTCCCTGCGTGAGACTGGTCTTCCCGGCGCCCAGCTCGCCTTCCAGGAACAGCACGCTCCCGGCCGGGAGCGCCCCGGCCAGCGCCGCACCGAGCGCGTGCTGCTCGCGCAGGCCGCGCAGGACGCGGGACTCGCCGGGGCTCAGGGGCAGGGGAGGGGTGACGCTCATGCGCTCCAGTATCGCGCTGGGCGCCTACTCGCGCCAGATCGCCCAGTGCCTGTCCAGCGCGTCCATCTGCTCGGGCGTGCGGCCGCCCTGACGGATCAGGCTCAGGATCTGCCCGCGGTGGTGGCTGTCGTGCACGATGGTGTGCATCAGGAAGTGCGCCGGGTCGCTCCGGTACGTGCCCTCGCCCCACGGGTCGGCGAAGGGCTCGCCGGACGCGCGGTGCGCCTCCACAGCGGTGATGGCGGCAGCGTCCCCGGCAGCCAGCGCCTCGGGCAGAGCGGTGGCCGGGGCGTTCGCCCAGCGCCACTGCGGGTCGCCGTCGGCGTCCAGCTCGTCGGGGTTCAGCAGGGGCATGGCGTGGTCGCGGCTCATGTTCCACAGCCAGCCCACCCGGAAGCCCGCCATGTGGCGCAGGTGCCGCTCGACGGTCCACCCGCCATGCCCGTCGGTCATGGAAAATTCTTCGGGCGTCAGGGCGGCGATCAGGGTGTCGTTCACGCGGGCGTTGCGGCGGAAGGCGTCGAGCAGCAGGGTCAGGTCAGTCATGGGGTCTCCGGTGAAAGGGGGTGGCGCCACACGGCCCAGGCGTCCTCCAGCTCGTCCAGACGCTCTGGCGGGGTGCCCGCGTGGCGCAGCAGGGTCATGATCTGCCCCCGGTGCCCCGCGTCGTGCACGGTCATGTAGGTCAGGAACAGCGCCGGGCGGGTGTGGAAGGTGCCGGCGCCGTGCGGGTCGGCGAACGGGGTGCCGCTCGCCGCATGCGCCTGCACCGCC encodes:
- the tsaE gene encoding tRNA (adenosine(37)-N6)-threonylcarbamoyltransferase complex ATPase subunit type 1 TsaE is translated as MSVTPPLPLSPGESRVLRGLREQHALGAALAGALPAGSVLFLEGELGAGKTSLTQGLVGAHGFTEPVTSPTYALMNVYPAPGGQVLHVDAYRVRDVQELFEMDLEELVSGSRVSVIEWGEGLYAEYPDAPILRLEHQPDPETRLVTRLR
- a CDS encoding DinB family protein translates to MTDLTLLLDAFRRNARVNDTLIAALTPEEFSMTDGHGGWTVERHLRHMAGFRVGWLWNMSRDHAMPLLNPDELDADGDPQWRWANAPATALPEALAAGDAAAITAVEAHRASGEPFADPWGEGTYRSDPAHFLMHTIVHDSHHRGQILSLIRQGGRTPEQMDALDRHWAIWRE